A single region of the Tigriopus californicus strain San Diego chromosome 8, Tcal_SD_v2.1, whole genome shotgun sequence genome encodes:
- the LOC131885221 gene encoding proton-coupled folate transporter-like (The sequence of the model RefSeq protein was modified relative to this genomic sequence to represent the inferred CDS: added 21 bases not found in genome assembly), which produces MMIIKSGSISARLRHITRNITVEPVIVLYLISIGLNEVIRPNLLIQKACRQKLNFSEDLCNDLNNDNHTSELDEVQQEVSNYEGTLSLAAFFPRVIYALIAGAWSDRFGRKFIIGMPVFGQVLLSLSLLLNYAFLLEFPFGMLYLEFLNELCGSFVLYYLGIYSYISDVTSNKNRTTRLSFADGTDYISTMIGTSSSGPLFKFLGFYFVFGASATLSLCAVVYLACFVQESKPLGQAEKETGEMMVSQPESYGAYDATPSVENLPRTKKTYCQKLPFPSDFLASFKTILKPRAGHGRLMIWMLLFNFACYIFAYNGTEGSHRYLFATKKYGWDEQEFTVFLSIYRILYLVTLWLILPVLSRYFQLHDACVAIIACITGAVGMGFPALIEPSWAFFLGSFISSFSPAATIVVRSMASRCVEENEVGRVFAMISFISAISSSLITAAFQAIYSTTLNTFPETFLLVNAAFFVATIPNNIFLWNRLRSIQQN; this is translated from the coding sequence ATGATGATTATAAAATCGGGATCAATCTCAGCTCGTTTAAGGCACATCACGCGAAATATCACGGTGGAGCCCGTGATTGTATTGTACTTAATTTCCATTGGTCTCAATGAAGTGATCCGACCTaatctcctcattcaaaaaGCCTGCCGTCAAAAGCTTAATTTCTCGGAGGACCTGTGCAATGATCTCAACAACGACAATCACACTTCTGAACTGGATGAGGTGCAACAGGAGGTCTCGAATTACGAGGGAACACTCAGTTTGGCCGCTTTTTTCCCCCGGGTCATTTACGCCCTAATCGCTGGGGCGTGGTCGGATCGCTTCGGAAGGAAATTCATCATCGGAATGCCAGTCTTTGGTCAAGTTCTGCTTTCACTCTCGCTTTTGTTGAACTACGCTTTCCTTTTGGAATTCCCATTCGGCATGCTCTATCTCGAGTTCCTCAACGAGTTATGCGGATCCTTTGTGCTGTATTACCTAGGGATTTACAGCTATATCTCGGATGTGACCAGCAACAAGAATCGAACCACACGACTCTCGTTTGCCGATGGGACGGATTACATTTCCACCATGATTGGAACGTCAAGCAGTGGTCCACTGTTCAAATTCCTCGGTTTCTACTTCGTTTTTGGCGCCAGTgctactctctctctctgtgctGTTGTCTATTTGGCTTGTTTCGTTCAAGAGTCAAAACCTCTTGGTCAGGCGGAAAAGGAAACGGGGGAGATGATGGTCAGTCAACCGGAAAGTTACGGCGCTTACGACGCCACTCCGAGTGTGGAGAACCTCCCAAGGACAAAGAAGACCTACTGTCAAAAACTTCCTTTTCCATCGGATTTCTTGGCCAGTTTTAAGACTATCCTTAAACCTCGAGCAGGCCATGGACGTCTCATGATTTGGATGCTCTTATTCAATTTCGCGTGTTACATCTTTGCTTACAATGGCACGGAAGGATCGCATCGTTACTTGTTCGCCACCAAGAAATATGGATGGGATGAGCAGGAGTTCACGGTGTTTCTGTCCATCTACCGGATCCTCTATCTCGTCACGTTATGGTTGATTCTTCCGGTGCTGAGTcgatattttcaacttcatgaTGCTTGTGTGGCCATTATCGCTTGTATCACAGGGGCTGTGGGGATGGGCTTTCCGGCCCTGATTGAGCCTTCGTGGGCGTTTTTCCTGGGCAGCTTCATCTCCTCGTTCAGTCCTGCCGCCACCATTGTGGTTCGCTCCATGGCCAGCCGGTGTGTGGAGGAAAATGAGGTAGGCCGTGTTTTTGCAATGATCAGTTTCATCAGTGCCATTAGTTCATCCCTGATCACGGCCGCGTTTCAAGCCATCTACTCGACCACATTGAACACATTTCCGGAGACGTTTCTTTTAGTGAACGCAGCCTTTTTTGTAGCCACTATTccgaacaacatttttttatggaATCGACTT
- the LOC131885224 gene encoding uncharacterized protein LOC131885224, translated as MERKSKLMRRSSILNVMRRQSKSMGGVISLEDQAAAIDPSSDMPSKMASLLRIVTGATVNAVHQDLAETSSDAISDCSDHINKEIRIRGDWDQDIRDWAKAGSTHSMNRYLTCSNHKFDELHPNNPTSSSNSRVQEIHSYIQTLTQESQRWRELAQTLKEEYKSKRAFKKECEHENELIENDYQLRADHQDLLRQIPEDSDILKQVLEQETALEHARKVLTLAAKKRRRECDDLATELDVSVKTLKTFSDSVHGTKNGLMDLIKTQNSQVSFPQYVEKWLQETKKPPIDPETTDP; from the exons ATGGAGCGAAAATCGAAACTCATGCGGCGGTCGTCCATCCTTAACGTCATGCGACGGCAAAGCAAGTCCATGGGTGGCGTGATCAGCTTAGAGGATCAGGCTGCAGCCATTGACCCCTCCAGCGACATGCCATCCAAAATGGCAAGCCTGCTTAGAATAGTGACCGGTGCCACGGTCAATGCCGTGCATCAAGATTTGGCCGAAACGAGCAGTGACGCCATTTCAGATTGCTCCGACCACATAAACAAAGAAATTCGAATCCGGGGCGATTGGGACCAGGACATCCGAGATTGGGCCAAAGCTGGATCCACCCACTCTATGAACAGATACTTGACCTGTTCCAACCACAAATTCGATGAACTGCACCCAAATAATCCCACCTCATCCTCCAATTCACGTGTCCAAGAAATTCATTCCTACATACAAACCTTGACTCAAGAAAGTCAGCGTTGGCGGGAATTGGCGCAAACCCTCAAAGAAGAATACAAAAGCAAGCGTGCTTTTAAGAAAGAATGTGAGCACGAGAACGAGCTCATCGAAAACGACTACCAACTTCGGGCCGATCATCAAGATCTCTTGAGACAGATCCCTGAAGACAGCGATATCTTGAAGCAAGTATTGGAGCAGGAAACCGCTCTTGAACACGCCCGAAAGGTGCTGACCTTGGCGGCCAAGAAACGTCGCCGAGAATGCGATGATCTCGCCACCGAACTCGATGTGAGcgtgaaaactttgaaaactttCTCTGATTCCGTGCACGGCACGAAAAACGGGTTGATGGATCTCATCAAGACGCAAAACTCGCAAGTCAGCTTCCCCCAATACGTTGAGAAATGGcttcaagaaacaaaaaa GCCACCAATTGATCCAGAAACAACTGATCCGTGA
- the LOC131885217 gene encoding organic cation transporter protein-like, translating into MEYRINLDQVLEDVGPFGAFQKTFYFLLCLPCTLTAFVTLASVFTAAIPPHRCFIPSCDTPNSTYKQAFDPGDPFATFSIPSGNQSGGFNSCQMYKVAPGTKEVCQADHFDLVETETCSRWVFDRSVYNSTLATDFDLVCDEAWQVPLGQSVYFGGVLVGALTFGILADYLGRKPCLMFAILLSVVSSIASGLAPNYPVYLAMNFLVAFGQLGLFQTAFILSVENVGKDYRVFCSIIIEYFFVLGEILLTLVAYFVRDWRYVILYVMVPAVGFVFYWPILPESVRWLLTQRKYDKAQREVNRICRWNKTQFIGLDDYKEQVAENSLPNEGVLELLKSKVLVSRSINVCYCWFVVSMTFYGLSMNATSLAGDPFLNFLLVSLAEIPGYTLSYLSMERLGRRKSISISLLIGGVACIIGPFVPTDMEWLTIALFLLGKMGVTCAFGTVYLFTSELYPTTLRTLGVGFSSMFGRIGAIISPEVASLSLTAFWLPMVIFGGNAVFSGVIINFLPETLGKELPDTIEDSLTLGQRVTRVGENTHVDEALDDDHSDGDEGDDDDQAPLLV; encoded by the coding sequence ATGGAGTATCGTATCAATTTGGACCAAGTTTTAGAGGATGTTGGTCCTTTTGGAGCCTTCCAGAAGACCTTTTACTTCTTACTTTGCCTTCCTTGTACCTTAACGGCCTTTGTGACTTTGGCCTCGGTTTTTACGGCCGCCATCCCCCCTCACCGTTGTTTTATTCCGTCTTGCGACACGCCCAACAGCACTTATAAACAGGCTTTTGATCCAGGGGACCCATTCGCCACATTTAGTATACCTTCCGGCAATCAATCCGGTGGATTCAACTCTTGTCAGATGTACAAAGTGGCTCCAGGCACGAAAGAGGTGTGCCAGGCGGATCATTTTGACTTGGTTGAGACCGAGACGTGTTCCCGGTGGGTGTTTGATCGATCGGTCTACAATTCAACCTTAGCCACCGATTTTGATCTGGTGTGCGATGAGGCTTGGCAAGTGCCCTTGGGTCAAAGTGTGTACTTTGGAGGAGTCTTGGTGGGAGCTTTAACCTTTGGAATTCTAGCCGACTACTTGGGTCGCAAACCCTGCCTCATGTTTGCCATCTTGCTCAGTGTGGTGTCCAGTATAGCCTCGGGGTTGGCCCCCAACTACCCCGTCTATTTGGCTATGAATTTCTTGGTGGCTTTTGGACAGTTGGGCCTCTTTCAAACGGCCTTCATTCTCAGTGTAGAGAATGTGGGCAAAGACTACCGGGTATTTTGTAGCATCATTATTGAGTATTTCTTTGTGTTGGGTGAAATCCTCCTGACTTTGGTGGCCTATTTCGTCCGGGATTGGCGATATGTGATTCTTTATGTGATGGTTCCGGCAGTTGGATTTGTGTTCTACTGGCCAATATTACCTGAATCCGTACGATGGCTTTTGACCCAGAGAAAGTATGATAAGGCCCAGAGAGAGGTGAATCGTATCTGTCGTTGGAACAAGACCCAATTCATCGGCTTGGATGACTACAAGGAGCAAGTGGCTGAGAACTCCTTGCCCAACGAGGGCGTTCTAGAGCTTTTGAAGAGCAAAGTTCTGGTCTCTCGATCCATCAATGTGTGCTATTGTTGGTTCGTGGTGTCCATGACGTTCTACGGTCTTAGTATGAACGCGACCAGTTTGGCTGGTGATCCGTTCCTCAATTTCTTGTTGGTGTCTTTGGCGGAAATCCCGGGCTATACGCTCAGCTACTTAAGCATGGAACGGTTAGGCCGTCGAAAGTCGATCTCCATCTCGTTACTGATTGGAGGTGTGGCGTGCATTATCGGACCATTTGTACCGACTGATATGGAGTGGCTGACCATCGCTCTGTTCCTCCTGGGCAAGATGGGCGTGACGTGTGCTTTCGGTACTGTATACCTCTTCACCTCCGAACTATATCCCACCACTCTAAGAACGTTGGGAGTTGGTTTCAGTTCCATGTTCGGACGGATTGGGGCCATCATCTCCCCTGAAGTGGCCTCCTTGTCTCTAACGGCCTTCTGGTTGCCCATGGTCATATTTGGCGGAAACGCTGTTTTCAGCGGTGTGATTATCAACTTCCTACCCGAAACTTTGGGAAAGGAGCTCCCGGACACGATTGAGGATTCCTTGACGCTAGGACAACGCGTGACTAGAGTGGGTGAAAATACGCATGTTGACGAAGCCCTCGATGATGACCACAGTGATGGTGATGAAGGTGACGACGACGATCAAGCTCCCCTTCTAGTTTAA
- the LOC131885208 gene encoding condensin complex subunit 2-like — translation MTGRLKRRSSLGVGFHAPPTPPAAGRAPLDDSLAATDDESERRLRHGRQKGRASLGTPTLAASVASPAGTPSSISGYSAAQLADHYTNCMKLSAENKISMKNAFQLKLIDYMAEMLKKKSSDLDNFQTASCALDASTKIYGYRVDSVHNETMKLASGVGYSNSQAHKAGGGGDEAQGPGQGPGQGPGQADVSGPGAGTKKTKKRSSTVEKNLNHINCSQFELDYEIDPLFKKMSLQFDGGNGGGQFLSTLHMKNDSSEMLLDSRAKLDHFEPGTESEADDESQSLTYIDHPLPPLSSRLSEPQCVICPSFAGFSFRQWNAADDDEDLNRSLGADHWPGTGQALENEEHAFQPLELADDYDEPADNMLDDGPDDFMPAGLTKPHMPVGLLNIQSLRDHLSSVPSEYSYFDQGRLGAWAGPKHWKFKPMTKAPLSTQEARKAAKKKDKEKMDFHLLHDDHPAILNQVQLAMRLPKKTTKLQHKTMQNWGEERNILPEDLHYSGQDFVKLESMIKTNLAPRKPSQSQSVDDSVADYDFDNLNDTQNFCPDLGSGDNPADDDDDDDDDDEDRVANMDTHQTVFSTQEPSELGLVAAPNRVENIQIGYAKQAKKVDMRKLKSVEWSIILNRSRCCEPDKENEVLNDQASAVRETWSSATRFSDLYQDLKGPNKLPSKMVDSLSVPLAFVALLHLCNEETLALENLADFSDLNISKA, via the coding sequence ATGACGGGTCGTTTGAAGCGTCGCAGCTCCTTGGGCGTGGGCTTCCACGCCCCACCCACTCCGCCCGCTGCGGGTCGGGCCCCCTTGGATGACTCACTGGCCGCCACCGACGACGAATCCGAGCGACGTCTGCGCCACGGTCGCCAAAAAGGCCGGGCCAGTCTGGGTACGCCCACCTTGGCCGCTAGCGTGGCCTCGCCGGCCGGCACGCCCTCGTCCATCTCGGGCTACAGCGCCGCCCAGTTGGCGGATCACTACACGAATTGCATGAAATTGAGCGCGGAAAACAAGATCTCGATGAAGAACgcgtttcaattgaaattgatcgaTTATATGGCGGAAATGCTCAAGAAGAAGAGCTCGGATCTGGACAACTTCCAGACGGCCTCCTGCGCCCTGGACGCCTCCACCAAGATCTACGGATATCGCGTGGATTCCGTGCACAACGAGACCATGAAGTTGGCCTCGGGTGTGGGATACAGTAATAGTCAGGCTCACAAGGCTGGGGGCGGGGGGGATGAGGCTCAGGGCCCGGGTCAGGGCCCGGGTCAGGGCCCGGGTCAGGCCGATGTGTCCGGCCCAGGGGCGGGCACCAAGAAGACCAAAAAGCGGAGCTCCACGGTGGAGAAGAATCTGAATCATATCAATTGTTCGCAGTTTGAATTGGACTACGAGATCGATCCGTTGTTCAAGAAGATGTCCTTGCAATTTGATGGCGGCAATGGCGGCGGTCAATTCCTGTCCACTTTGCACATGAAGAACGACTCCTCCGAGATGTTATTGGATTCGCGAGCTAAATTGGACCACTTTGAGCCTGGGACCGAGTCGGAAGCCGATGATGAATCCCAGAGCCTGACCTATATCGATCATCCTCTGCCGCCGTTGAGTAGTCGACTATCCGAGCCGCAGTGCGTCATTTGTCCCAGTTTCGCCGGCTTCTCGTTTCGCCAGTGGAATGCGGCCGATGACGATGAGGACCTCAATAGGTCGTTAGGGGCGGACCACTGGCCGGGCACCGGCCAGGCCCTGGAGAACGAAGAGCACGCCTTCCAGCCGTTGGAATTGGCCGACGATTATGACGAACCCGCGGACAACATGCTGGATGATGGACCGGATGATTTCATGCCTGCGGGTCTGACCAAGCCGCACATGCCCGTGGGCCTATTAAACATCCAGAGTCTGCGCGATCATTTGTCCAGCGTGCCCAGTGAGTACTCGTACTTTGATCAAGGTCGATTAGGGGCGTGGGCCGGGCCCAAGCACTGGAAATTCAAGCCCATGACCAAAGCCCCGCTGAGCACGCAAGAAGCCCGTAAAGCGGCCAAGAAGAAGGACAAAGAGAAGATGGACTTTCATCTTTTGCACGACGACCATCCGGCCATCTTAAACCAGGTTCAACTGGCCATGCGATTGCCCAAGAAGACCACCAAGCTCCAGCACAAAACCATGCAAAACTGGGGCGAAGAGCGCAACATCCTGCCCGAGGATCTTCATTATAGCGGCCAGGACTTTGTCAAGCTCGAGAGCATGATCAAGACCAATTTGGCCCCGCGGAAACCAAGCCAATCACAGTCCGTGGACGACAGTGTGGCAGATTATGACTTTGACAACTTGAATGACACCCAGAACTTCTGTCCCGATCTCGGGAGTGGCGATAACCCCGccgatgatgacgacgacgacgacgacgacgacgaagaccgGGTGGCGAACATGGACACTCATCAAACCGTGTTCAGCACGCAAGAGCCCTCAGAACTCGGGTTAGTGGCCGCTCCCAATCGGGTGGAGAATATCCAGATCGGTTATGCCAAGCAAGCCAAGAAAGTGGACATGAGGAAACTCAAGTCCGTCGAGTGGTCCATCATCCTGAACCGATCCAGGTGTTGCGAACCGGACAAGGAGAATGAGGTCCTCAACGATCAGGCTTCGGCCGTGCGAGAGACGTGGTCCTCGGCTACGCGATTCAGTGACCTCTATCAGGACCTGAAGGGACCCAACAAGCTTCCGTCCAAGATGGTGGACAGTCTGAGTGTGCCGTTGGCTTTTGTGGCCTTGCTTCATCTCTGCAATGAGGAGACGCTTGCCTTGGAGAACCTGGCGGACTTCTCGGACCTCAACATCTCCAAGGCTTAG
- the LOC131885210 gene encoding vacuolar protein sorting-associated protein 52 homolog — protein sequence MHSVSSESYFLEEVDSHIQANLGDSVVQEALKNGVDLREYSTQVEDQLKAEENLSIQDYIQQSQNIASLHNQIVSCDEILERCQNMLLSFQTDLGSISSEIMALQQQSVQMNLKLQNRQAVRGELSQFVGDMVIPEQMITVILDSPVTDQLFLDQLVALEQKITFLKEQSFREARSCTDVRDVVEKLKIKAMSKIREFLLDRISQFRKPMANYHIPQNTMLKFSFYFKFLMANDREIAAEVRDDYCDTMSKVLFSYFKSYSGRLAKLQFDEIATREDLVGAIVETSQRGVAGFFGKTTMKAKASVFSIGERGQVIDEALEAPIIVPHHVQQKAESKFSYEVLFRSEQFCFLENACREYVFITQFFMVEGNELNDLFHLILGKTESLLKKAVDLSVQESYDAISLFLCLHLLFAFRKHCQMRKIATLDKYWDNLQSTLWHRFRHVMQLNIQSIRDCDPLKLKTVDQRPHLICRRYAELSAGFMSIQESDPNENISRLLSDLQQEVEYFILKMTSVFDGRKNQLLFLINNYDMILSVLAERVRNDCQESDSFKDLLATRTSEFVELILESNFGELLRFIKRVEPVIQQDDDDDDAIVTREGAKVASILKDFNVRWKKALDGINSEILGSFPNFKNGTSILQQTLTQFVQYYHRFYKIMSHPQFSSHPERSQLINVHQLMVEVKKFKSNF from the exons ATGCACTCGGTGTCATCGGAGAGCTACTTCCTGGAGGAAGTGGACTCGCACATCCAGGCCAATTTGGGCGACTCGGTGGTGCAAGAGGCCTTGAAGAATGGGGTGGATCTGCGGGAGTACTCGACCCAAGTGGAGGATCAACTCAAAGCCGAGGAGAATCTCTCCATTCAGGACTACATCCAACAAAGCCAGAACATTGCCTCGCTCCACAATCAGATTGTCAGTTGCGACGAAATCTTGGAA CGTTGCCAAAACATGTTGTTGAGCTTTCAAACAGATTTGGGGAGTATCAGTTCGGAAATCATGGCCTTGCAACAACAGTCCGTGCAAATGAACCTCAAGCTCCAAAACCGACAGGCTGTGCGGGGCGAGTTATCCCAATTTGTGGGGGACATGGTCATTCCGGAGCAGATGATCAC GGTCATCCTCGACAGTCCGGTCACGGATCAGTTGTTTCTGGATCAATTGGTGGCCTTGGAACAGAAGATCACATTCTTAAAGGAACAGAGCTTCCGTG AAGCTCGATCATGCACAGATGTGCGGGATGTGGTGGAAAAGCTCAAGATCAAGGCTATGTCCAAGATCCGCGAGTTCCTTTTGGATCGCATCAGCCAGTTCCGCAAGCCCATGGCCAACTATCACATTCCGCAGAATACGATGCTCAAGTTCAGCTTCTATTTCAAGTTCCTCATGGCTAATGACCGCGAGATTGCGGCCGAGGTGCGCGATGATTACTGCGATACCATGAGCAAAGTGCTTTTTTCCTACTTCAAGTCGTATTCGGGGCGATTGgccaaattgcaatttgacGAGATCGCCACACGGGAGGATCTCGTGGGCGCTATTGTGGAGACCAGTCAACGGGGCGTGGCGGGGTTCTTCGGCAAGACCACCATGAAGGCCAAGGCTAGTGTGTTTAGCATTGGTGAACGTGGACAAGTCATTGACGAAGCCTTGGAAGCGCCCATCATCGTGCCACATCACGTCCAACAAAAAGCCGAATCCAAG TTCTCGTACGAGGTGTTGTTCCGGAGTGAGCAGTTTTGCTTCTTGGAAAACGCTTGCCGAGAATACGTGTTCATCACACAATTTTTCATGGTCGAAGGCAACGAGCTGAATGATCTCTTTCATCTGATATTGGGCAAGACCGAGTCATTACTCAAG AAAGCCGTGGATTTATCCGTGCAGGAGAGCTACGACGCCATCTCCTTGTTCTTATGCCTCCACTTGCTTTTTGCATTCCGAAAGCATTGTCAAATGCGGAAAATTGCCACGCTGGACAAATATTGGGACAACCTACAGAGCACTCTTTGGCATCGATTCCGACATGTGATGCAGCTCAACATCCAAAGCATCCGCGACTGTGATCCCTTGAAACTCAAGACCGTAGACCAAAGACCCCATCTC ATCTGTCGGCGCTATGCCGAGCTCAGTGCGGGCTTCATGAGCATCCAAGAGAGCGATCCCAACGAGAACATCTCTCGACTTCTCTCGGATCTCCAACAGGAAGTGGAATACTTTATCCTTAAAATGACCTCGGTGTTTGATGGACGCAAGAACCAACTTCTGTTCCTTATCAACAACTACGACATGATTCTGTCGGTTTTGGCG GAACGGGTTCGAAATGATTGCCAGGAGTCTGATAGTTTCAAGGATTTGTTGGCTACGCGCACTTCCGAATTCGTGGAGCTTATCTTGGAGTCCAATTTCGGTGAGCTGCTCCGCTTCATTAAACGAGTCGAGCCCGTGATTCAAcaggacgatgatgatgatgatgcgaTTGTGACccgcgagggagccaaggTGGCCTCCATTCTGAAGGACTTTAACGTCCGATGGAAGAAGGCATTGGATGGGATCAATAGCGAGATCTTGGGCTCGTTTCCGAACTTCAAGAACGGAACCTCGATCCTGCAACAGACCTTGACCCAGTTCGTGCAGTATTATCATCGCTTCTACAAGATCATGTCGCACCCGCAATTCAGCTCTCATCCCGAACGCTCCCAGTTGATCAATGTCCACCAACTCATGGTCGAGGTCAAGAAGTTTAAATCGAATTTCTAA
- the LOC131885215 gene encoding activin receptor type-1-like, with the protein MSNMCLKFRLGLSLIILIGFSSVWCRSDGLNPQPHSLAKLSNQFLLEGDEADRQAEAERDRLHDLKYKGRGKLTCQSCQSPHCEDDTPFGTCSNALRCFTSNVRDSNGQIHRSRGCTRDLADTAFHCSVAAYDGRKVHEKTSNSAQYAVTCCKVDLCNNGTDWPRLPPVPILETDLVQVSEDDGHLNRIVVILLVIFVPFLIFGALAWLAFCEIRRRHRKRMAELNQMDMYGGTHEGDELVALRARPVGDSTLREFRDGDGSLTSGSGSGLPFLVQRTLAKQIQLGGCIGKGRYGEVWQGTWNGDSVAVKIFFSRHESSWKRETDIYSTILLRHENILGYIGSDFTSHNSCTQIWLVTHFHPHGSLYDYLNKPVVLGPREAHKMILSALNGIVHLHTEIHGTQGKPGIAHRDIKSKNILVKYDGSCMIADFGLAVTHKEATDELNIPENSRVGTKRYMSPEILDLSINEKKTFEAFRQSDVYSFALVIWEVLRRTDLNLSEADSYALPYHQDVGPDPSFDEMRKVVCLDQRRPLVNERWSSDPITHGIARMMQECWYEDPNARPSSLRLKKSIAALLKPLNAPSNEQPSPFKAFTPSIS; encoded by the exons ATGTCCAATATGTGCCTGAAATTCCGCCTGGGTCTGAGTCTCATCATCCTGATTGGATTTTCATCAG TTTGGTGTCGGTCTGATGGGCTAAATCCTCAACCTCATTCCCTGGCCAAGCTGAGCAATCAGTTTCTCTTGGAAGGCGACGAAGCGGACCGCCAAGCCGAAGCCGAACGGGATCGGCTCCACGACCTCAAGTACAAAGGCCGGGGGAAATTAACTTGTCAATCCTGCCAATCACCTCACTGCGAAGATGACACGCCCTTTGGCACCTGCTCGAATGCTCTCCGATGTTTCACGTCCAACGTCCGCGATAGCAATGGGCAAATTCATCGCTCAAGGGGGTGCACTCGAGACTTGGCGGATACGGCCTTTCATTGCAGTGTGGCCGCTTACGACGGTCGAAAGGTCCACGAGAAGACCTCAAACTCAGCCCAGTACGCGGTGACGTGCTGTAAAGTGGATCTTTGCAATAACGGGACCGATTGGCCCCGCTTACCTCCAGTGCCGATTTTGG AAACCGACCTGGTACAGGTCTCTGAGGATGACGGCCATTTGAATCGGATCGTGGTGATTTTGTTGgtcatttttgttcctttcctGATCTTTGGCGCTCTCGCCTGGCTGGCTTTTTGTGAGATTCGTCGGCGACACCGCAAACGAATGGCTGAGCTCAATCAGATGGACATGTACGGTGGCACTCATGAGGGCGATGAATTGGTAGCTTTAAGAGCGCGCCCCGTGGGCGATTCCACTTTACGAGAGTTCCGCGATGGTGACGGGTCCTTGACGTCCGGATCGGGATCGGGGCTACCTTTCCTGGTCCAACGAACCCTGGCTAAGCAGATTCAGTTGGGTGGATGCATCGGAAAAGGCCGTTACGGAGAG GTTTGGCAAGGAACGTGGAATGGAGACTCGGTGGCTGTCAAGATATTCTTTTCCCGACATGAGAGCTCTTGGAAACGAGAGACCGACATCTACTCGACCATTCTGCTTCGCCACGAGAATATCCTCGGGTACATTGGGTCGGATTTCACCTCCCATAACTCGTGTACTCAGATATGGCTAGTGACCCATTTTCATCCTCACGGGTCCTTGTACGACTATTTGAATAAACCCGTGGTATTGGGGCCGCGAGAGGCTCATAAAATGATCTTGAGCGCCCTCAATGGAATCGTTCATCTTCACACTGAGATCCACGGCACTCAAGGCAAACCGGGGATCGCCCATCGGGACATCAAATCCAAGAATATCCTCGTCAAATACGACGGATCCTGCATGATTGCGGATTTCGGCCTGGCTGTTACCCACAAAGAAGCGACGGATGAGCTCAACATCCCGGAGAACTCAAGGGTGGGTACGAAACGGTACATGAGCCCGGAAATTCTCGATCTGAG CATCAATGAGAAGAAGACTTTCGAAGCGTTCCGTCAATCTGACGTATACTCATTCGCCCTCGTAATCTGGGAAGTTCTTCGCCGAACGGACTTGAATCTCTCCGAGGCCGATTCATACGCACTTCCCTACCATCAAGATGTCGGACCAGACCCCAGTTTTGATGAGATGAGGAAGGTTGTGTGCCTCGATCAGCGTCGACCACTAGTGAATGAGCGGTGGTCTTCAGATCCG ATCACCCATGGGATAGCCCGTATGATGCAAGAGTGCTGGTATGAAGACCCAAATGCTCGACCTTCTTCCCTTCGGTTGAAAAAATCTATTGCTGCGTTACTCAAACCGTTGAACGCACCCTCCAATGAGCAACCCTCGCCTTTCAAGGCTTTTACGCCGTCAATAAGTTGA